The Fulvivirga ligni genome window below encodes:
- the lepA gene encoding translation elongation factor 4 yields the protein MEHIRNFCIIAHIDHGKSTLADRLLQSTGTVTERDMQAQLLDDMDLERERGITIKSHAIQMDYVHEGQAYTLNLIDTPGHVDFSYEVSRSIAACEGALLIVDAAQGIEAQTISNLYLALEHDLEIIPVLNKIDLPSAMPEVVTDEIVGLIGCDPSDIIHASAKEGIGISEILEAIINRIPAPKGSLDKPLKAMIFDSVFNPFRGIEVYFRVFDGEINKGDKVKFVNTGKTYEADEIGVLKLKQQPKDTIKAGNVGYIISGIKVAKEVKVGDTITHVNKPCEAVKGFENVKPMVFAGIYPVETSEFEELRASMEKLQLNDASLIWEPETSAALGFGFRCGFLGMLHMEIVQERLEREFDMTVITTVPSVQFHAVRTDGSIMKINAPSEMPEPNTISHIEEPFIRAQIITKDEFIGNIISLCMDKRGIIKNQVYLTTERVELTFELPLSEIVFDFFDKLKTLSRGYASLDYELIGFRQSTMVKLDIMLNGDRVDALSAIVHRDKAYEWGKRLCEKLRELIPRQMFEIAIQASIGTKIIARESVKAMRKNVLAKCYGGDISRKRKLLEKQKKGKKRMRQVGNVEIPQEAFMAVLKLD from the coding sequence ATGGAGCATATAAGAAACTTTTGTATAATAGCCCACATTGACCACGGTAAGAGTACTTTGGCAGACAGGCTTTTGCAATCAACAGGAACTGTTACTGAGCGTGATATGCAAGCACAGTTGCTTGATGATATGGATCTGGAAAGAGAGCGTGGTATCACTATTAAGAGTCATGCTATTCAGATGGACTACGTTCACGAGGGGCAGGCATATACGCTAAACCTAATCGATACTCCGGGACACGTAGACTTTTCATACGAAGTTTCTAGATCAATTGCTGCCTGTGAGGGTGCTCTTCTTATTGTAGATGCAGCTCAGGGTATTGAGGCACAAACAATATCTAACTTATACCTTGCTCTTGAGCATGACCTGGAAATAATACCGGTGCTTAATAAAATAGATTTGCCTAGTGCAATGCCAGAGGTGGTTACAGACGAGATCGTAGGTCTTATCGGCTGTGATCCTTCAGATATTATCCATGCCAGTGCTAAAGAAGGTATAGGAATCTCTGAAATTCTTGAAGCAATTATAAACAGAATTCCAGCGCCTAAAGGAAGTCTTGATAAGCCATTAAAAGCTATGATCTTCGACTCTGTATTTAATCCATTCAGAGGAATTGAAGTTTATTTTAGAGTTTTTGATGGTGAGATAAATAAAGGCGACAAAGTAAAATTCGTAAATACGGGTAAAACCTATGAGGCGGATGAAATTGGCGTGCTGAAATTAAAGCAGCAGCCTAAAGATACCATCAAGGCCGGAAACGTAGGATACATCATATCAGGTATCAAAGTAGCCAAAGAGGTAAAGGTAGGGGATACGATAACTCACGTAAATAAGCCTTGTGAAGCGGTAAAAGGTTTCGAAAATGTGAAGCCAATGGTATTCGCGGGTATCTACCCGGTGGAAACCAGTGAGTTTGAAGAGCTTAGAGCCTCTATGGAAAAGCTTCAGCTAAATGATGCTTCACTAATTTGGGAGCCTGAAACATCTGCTGCCCTTGGGTTCGGATTTAGATGCGGGTTCTTAGGTATGCTTCACATGGAAATTGTGCAGGAAAGGCTTGAGCGTGAGTTTGATATGACGGTTATTACTACGGTTCCTTCAGTGCAGTTTCATGCAGTAAGAACAGATGGTAGTATCATGAAAATCAATGCTCCTTCAGAAATGCCGGAGCCTAACACTATATCTCACATTGAGGAACCGTTCATTAGAGCTCAAATAATTACCAAGGATGAATTTATTGGTAATATCATTAGCCTTTGTATGGATAAGCGTGGTATTATTAAAAATCAGGTTTATCTAACTACAGAAAGAGTTGAGCTTACATTTGAACTACCACTTTCAGAAATAGTATTTGACTTCTTCGATAAATTGAAGACTTTATCAAGAGGTTATGCTTCATTAGACTATGAACTTATAGGTTTCAGACAGTCTACCATGGTTAAGCTTGATATTATGCTTAATGGAGACAGAGTAGATGCGCTTTCAGCCATTGTTCATAGAGATAAGGCCTATGAATGGGGTAAGAGGCTGTGTGAAAAGCTTAGGGAATTGATCCCGCGTCAGATGTTCGAGATCGCTATCCAGGCATCTATAGGCACTAAAATTATAGCCAGAGAAAGTGTGAAGGCTATGAGAAAGAACGTATTGGCTAAATGTTATGGTGGTGATATTTCCAGAAAGAGAAAGCTTTTGGAAAAACAGAAGAAAGGTAAGAAGAGAATGAGACAGGTGGGTAACGTAGAAATACCTCAGGAAGCATTTATGGCTGTACTAAAGTTAGATTAA
- a CDS encoding amidohydrolase family protein, with protein sequence MKKIYLLLMLMSIVAAQSFAQRTLIHCGTLIDGKSDKVQKEMTIVIKDGEIESVAKGYQSPSQGDSVIDLKSKTVMPGLMDMHVHLEGETSPTSYIDEFKLNEADIAFNSTVYAKRTLMAGFTTVRDLGGTGVNTALRNAINSGKVVGPRIYSAGKIISTTGGHGDPTNSYRHDLMGDPAPIDGVVNGPYEARKAVRQHYKDGADVIKITATGGVLSVAKDGSGPQFQMDELKAIIETANEYGMITAAHAHGPEGMKRAVEAGITSIEHGTLMTPEVMELMKEKGTYYVPTITAGKYVAEKAKIDGFYPALVVPKALAIGPKIQSTFGEAYKKGVKIAFGTDAGVFPHGENGKEFGYMVEVGMPPMKAIQSATIVAAQMLKIDNKYGSVEKGKKADIIAVDENPIDNIHTMENVSFVMKDGVVYKSSK encoded by the coding sequence ATGAAAAAGATTTACCTACTACTAATGCTGATGAGCATAGTGGCAGCACAGTCATTTGCTCAGAGAACGCTCATTCACTGCGGTACGCTTATAGACGGAAAGAGTGATAAAGTGCAGAAGGAAATGACCATTGTAATAAAAGATGGTGAGATTGAAAGTGTAGCAAAGGGCTATCAAAGTCCATCCCAGGGCGATTCAGTGATTGATCTCAAATCAAAAACGGTGATGCCAGGCCTTATGGATATGCACGTTCATTTGGAAGGAGAAACTAGCCCAACTAGTTATATCGACGAATTTAAATTGAATGAAGCTGACATTGCGTTTAATTCAACAGTTTATGCTAAGCGTACTTTAATGGCTGGCTTTACCACAGTAAGAGATCTCGGTGGTACTGGCGTAAATACAGCCTTGAGAAATGCCATTAACAGCGGAAAAGTAGTGGGGCCAAGAATATATTCGGCAGGTAAAATTATCTCCACCACAGGCGGCCACGGAGATCCTACTAATAGCTATCGTCATGATTTGATGGGTGATCCGGCACCGATTGATGGAGTGGTTAACGGTCCCTATGAAGCTAGAAAAGCCGTGAGACAGCATTATAAAGATGGTGCGGATGTGATAAAGATTACTGCTACTGGTGGGGTTCTTAGTGTAGCAAAAGATGGTTCAGGACCTCAATTTCAGATGGATGAGCTAAAAGCGATAATAGAAACAGCCAACGAATACGGCATGATTACAGCGGCTCACGCTCACGGACCAGAAGGTATGAAGAGAGCTGTGGAAGCAGGAATTACTTCTATAGAACACGGTACTTTAATGACTCCGGAAGTAATGGAGCTGATGAAAGAAAAAGGGACCTATTATGTGCCAACCATTACAGCAGGTAAATATGTAGCGGAGAAGGCGAAGATTGATGGTTTTTACCCTGCATTGGTGGTGCCTAAAGCATTGGCAATTGGTCCTAAAATTCAAAGCACATTTGGAGAAGCTTATAAGAAAGGCGTGAAAATAGCTTTCGGTACTGATGCCGGCGTATTTCCTCATGGTGAGAATGGTAAAGAGTTTGGCTACATGGTAGAAGTAGGCATGCCGCCGATGAAAGCCATCCAGTCGGCCACTATAGTTGCTGCCCAAATGCTTAAGATAGATAACAAGTATGGTTCTGTTGAAAAAGGTAAAAAGGCAGATATTATTGCGGTGGATGAAAACCCCATAGATAACATCCATACCATGGAAAACGTGTCTTTTGTGATGAAAGACGGAGTAGTATATAAAAGCAGTAAATAG
- the eutC gene encoding ethanolamine ammonia-lyase subunit EutC — protein sequence MAENGKAWESLRDYTKARILLGRSGTSVPLQADLEFRMAHAFARDAVYSNMESDRLKGEIEKLGQSVLLLQTQASDRAKYLKRPDLGRKLDENSANLVKDNGANCDVAIVLADGLSATALNKNSIPLLELLLPKLKDTGLTVGPISIVEGGRVAVGDEIGEALLAKLVIILIGERPGLSSPDSLGAYLTYRPKRGLTDESRNCVSNIRPHGLVYELAADKIFYLISEALKRKLSGVKLKDNMGKLPS from the coding sequence ATGGCAGAAAACGGGAAAGCATGGGAATCACTGAGAGATTATACTAAAGCCAGAATTCTTCTGGGTAGGTCAGGAACAAGCGTACCTCTGCAAGCTGATCTCGAGTTTAGAATGGCCCATGCTTTTGCAAGGGATGCCGTTTATTCCAACATGGAATCTGATCGATTAAAAGGTGAGATTGAGAAATTGGGCCAATCAGTATTGCTACTTCAAACTCAGGCAAGTGATAGAGCTAAATATCTAAAAAGGCCTGATTTAGGTCGAAAACTGGACGAGAATTCGGCTAACCTGGTTAAAGATAATGGCGCCAACTGTGATGTGGCCATAGTTCTGGCAGATGGATTGTCAGCCACCGCTTTGAATAAAAATTCAATTCCACTCTTAGAACTACTATTGCCAAAGCTAAAAGATACTGGGCTTACTGTGGGGCCAATATCAATCGTGGAAGGTGGAAGAGTAGCGGTTGGTGATGAAATAGGAGAGGCCTTGCTAGCTAAGCTGGTCATTATTCTTATCGGTGAGCGCCCCGGATTAAGTTCTCCTGATAGTCTAGGTGCATATTTAACCTACAGACCCAAAAGAGGTCTTACCGATGAGAGTAGAAATTGTGTTTCTAACATCCGTCCACATGGTTTGGTGTATGAGCTGGCGGCCGACAAAATATTCTACCTTATATCTGAAGCATTAAAAAGAAAGCTGTCCGGTGTGAAGCTTAAAGATAATATGGGTAAGTTGCCCTCCTGA
- a CDS encoding acyl carrier protein phosphodiesterase: MNLLAHAYLSGENTELLVGNLIGDFVKGKRYEHYSGDLKRGILLHRQIDNYTDAHPLVLESKKRLSQKYRHYSGVIVDLFYDYFLASQWDKFHQKGLKDFSLSVYQSIATLKDNIPSRAKEMFKYMERGDWLYSYQYTEGIDRALTGLSSRTKFESKMDEAVEELIKYEQEFKEEFNEFFPQIKKFTSDWLLNN, encoded by the coding sequence ATGAATCTACTCGCTCATGCATATTTATCTGGAGAAAACACTGAATTATTGGTGGGAAACCTCATCGGTGATTTTGTAAAGGGCAAAAGATATGAGCACTATTCAGGAGATTTAAAAAGAGGCATTTTACTTCACCGGCAGATTGATAATTATACTGATGCACACCCGCTGGTTTTGGAGAGCAAAAAACGTTTGAGCCAGAAATACCGGCATTACAGCGGCGTTATAGTAGATCTTTTTTATGACTACTTTTTAGCCAGCCAGTGGGATAAATTCCACCAAAAAGGGCTTAAAGATTTTTCTCTGAGTGTATACCAATCCATTGCCACTTTGAAAGATAATATTCCCAGCCGGGCCAAAGAAATGTTTAAGTATATGGAACGGGGCGATTGGTTATATAGCTATCAGTATACTGAAGGCATAGATAGGGCGCTAACAGGCCTTAGTAGCCGCACCAAGTTCGAATCTAAAATGGATGAAGCAGTGGAAGAACTGATTAAATATGAGCAGGAGTTTAAAGAAGAATTCAATGAATTTTTCCCACAGATAAAGAAATTTACCTCAGATTGGCTACTTAACAACTAA
- a CDS encoding ethanolamine ammonia-lyase subunit EutB, whose amino-acid sequence MEYKHTYNNITYHFKNLKEVMAKASPLRSGDVLAGLAAESYKERVAAQMTLANVPLNRFLDEELIPSEEDEVTRLIQESHNADVFRSIAHFTVGDLRDWLLSQEVTGDVIMETNQGLTPEMIAAVSKLMRNQELIIVAAKCEVVTRFRNTLGLKDCFSTRLQPNHPTDDIKGIAASLIDGLMYGSGDAVIGINPATDSPSQVLHLLEVLNSFRESYDIPTQTCVLCHVTTILELIENNKNAPIDLTFQSIAGTEAANNSFGVNLSILEEAYEATLSLGRGTIGDNVMYFETGQGSCLSADAHHGVDQQTCEARAYAVARQFKPLLVNSVVGFIGPEYLYDGKQITRAALEDHFCAKLMGLPMGVDVCYTNHAEADQDDMDNLLTLLGVAGCNYIMGVPGADDIMLNYQSTSFHDALYIRELLKLTPAPEFENWLIKQGMMTAQGVIQPSEPLRFLESINKL is encoded by the coding sequence ATGGAATACAAGCACACCTATAATAACATCACTTATCATTTCAAGAACTTGAAGGAGGTGATGGCTAAGGCCTCTCCATTGAGGTCTGGGGATGTGCTGGCCGGATTAGCAGCGGAGAGTTACAAGGAAAGAGTTGCTGCTCAAATGACTTTGGCCAATGTACCACTCAATCGCTTTTTAGATGAAGAACTTATTCCATCAGAAGAAGATGAGGTTACGCGCCTAATTCAGGAATCGCATAATGCAGATGTATTTCGATCAATCGCACATTTTACGGTGGGTGATCTAAGAGACTGGTTGCTTTCTCAAGAAGTAACTGGGGATGTGATCATGGAAACAAATCAAGGCCTGACTCCGGAAATGATAGCTGCCGTTTCTAAGCTTATGCGTAATCAAGAGCTAATAATTGTGGCCGCCAAATGCGAAGTAGTCACTCGTTTTCGAAATACGTTAGGCCTTAAAGACTGCTTCTCTACGCGGCTACAACCTAACCACCCCACGGATGATATAAAAGGAATAGCTGCTAGTTTAATAGACGGTCTCATGTACGGCAGTGGTGATGCCGTGATTGGTATAAACCCTGCTACAGATAGCCCTTCTCAGGTGCTACATCTGTTAGAGGTGCTCAATTCATTTCGCGAAAGCTATGACATACCTACTCAGACCTGTGTTTTATGTCATGTTACCACTATTTTAGAGCTCATTGAAAACAATAAAAATGCTCCTATCGATCTCACGTTCCAATCAATAGCTGGTACAGAGGCTGCTAACAATAGCTTCGGAGTTAATTTATCTATTCTGGAGGAGGCTTATGAAGCTACACTATCTTTAGGAAGAGGCACCATCGGTGATAATGTAATGTATTTTGAAACCGGGCAGGGCAGCTGTCTGTCAGCCGATGCGCATCATGGTGTAGATCAGCAGACCTGTGAAGCCAGGGCTTACGCAGTGGCCAGGCAGTTTAAGCCATTACTGGTGAATTCTGTAGTGGGCTTCATTGGTCCGGAATATCTGTATGATGGTAAGCAGATTACAAGAGCTGCATTGGAAGATCATTTTTGCGCTAAGCTCATGGGGCTTCCTATGGGTGTGGATGTTTGTTATACGAACCATGCAGAGGCTGATCAGGATGATATGGATAACCTTCTTACGTTGCTGGGTGTAGCCGGTTGCAATTACATTATGGGGGTGCCTGGTGCCGATGATATTATGCTGAACTATCAATCAACTTCTTTTCATGATGCGCTGTACATCAGGGAGTTGCTGAAGTTGACTCCAGCGCCTGAATTTGAAAACTGGCTTATAAAACAGGGTATGATGACGGCTCAGGGAGTAATCCAGCCTTCAGAGCCACTAAGGTTTTTAGAAAGTATTAATAAGCTCTGA
- a CDS encoding class I SAM-dependent methyltransferase — MSKDVYGQALKDYLQGKFEAPLLIHNNYGEPEEMPVEVFFREPDDLSELEHYALELCDGKILDVGAGTGVHTLMLQDKYYTVALDSSKDACKVMSQRGVKNIVHADLMHYKPDRKFDTMLMLMNGTGILGTLQAFKNFLTYAQNLLNENGRIIVDSSDIEYLYEEGNYPDYYYGQIEYQFEYKQELGEMFKWLYIDQDSLTRIAAEVGWATHIVFEGEEDEYLAVLQPFS; from the coding sequence ATGTCTAAAGATGTTTATGGTCAGGCGCTAAAAGATTACTTACAGGGTAAATTTGAAGCGCCTTTATTAATTCATAATAACTATGGAGAGCCTGAAGAAATGCCAGTGGAGGTGTTTTTTCGAGAGCCTGATGACCTTTCTGAGCTTGAACATTACGCTCTGGAACTGTGCGATGGTAAAATACTAGATGTAGGCGCTGGTACCGGCGTACATACACTAATGCTTCAGGATAAATATTATACTGTGGCGCTTGATAGCTCGAAAGATGCTTGTAAGGTAATGAGTCAGCGCGGAGTAAAGAACATCGTTCATGCAGATTTAATGCACTACAAACCAGATAGAAAGTTTGATACCATGCTTATGCTTATGAATGGTACAGGTATTCTGGGTACACTTCAGGCCTTTAAAAACTTTCTTACCTATGCTCAAAATTTGCTTAATGAAAACGGCAGGATCATAGTGGATTCCAGTGATATAGAATACTTATATGAGGAAGGAAATTACCCTGACTACTATTATGGGCAGATTGAATATCAGTTTGAATACAAGCAGGAGCTGGGCGAAATGTTCAAGTGGCTATATATAGACCAGGATTCTTTAACCAGAATAGCTGCTGAGGTGGGTTGGGCTACTCATATTGTTTTTGAGGGGGAAGAGGATGAGTACCTTGCTGTACTGCAGCCTTTTAGTTAA
- the eat gene encoding ethanolamine permease, with amino-acid sequence MSSKPESTGLKKVLRPIHLWAIAVGLVISGEYFGWNYGWEVSGTVGFLLATLVITVMYITFIFSFTELTSAIPHAGGPFAYSYRAFGFMGGFIAGYATLVEFLFAPPAIALALSSYLHFLHSAIPVLPSAIVCFVIFIGINLLGIKESAIFSLVVTLLAVAELLLYMGLVGPAFESETFLSDPMPFGVSGIFAALPFAIWFYLAIEGVAMVAEEVEEPKKNIPKGYIYSLITLVLLALGVMILTGGVSHWQNLSSIDYPLPEALGIVLGKDNSWTKLFASIGLFGLIASFHGIVIGYSRQLFALSRAGYLPGFLAQVNKKFRTPHWALIGGGVVGCVALLTGTTDQVIIMSVLGAVLMYIISMISLFALRRKEPNLERPFKAPFYPWFPAIALILCVVSLIAIIWYNLLISVIFFAALFVTMGVYLVLGKHKNKIKADLLLEKEV; translated from the coding sequence ATGAGCAGCAAACCGGAATCCACTGGCTTGAAAAAAGTACTACGTCCTATTCATTTATGGGCAATTGCCGTAGGGCTGGTAATAAGTGGTGAATATTTCGGTTGGAATTATGGGTGGGAGGTGTCCGGAACGGTAGGTTTTCTGCTGGCAACTTTGGTGATCACCGTGATGTACATCACCTTTATATTTAGCTTCACCGAGCTTACATCTGCTATACCTCATGCCGGCGGTCCGTTCGCCTATTCATACCGAGCATTTGGATTTATGGGCGGTTTTATTGCCGGATATGCCACTTTAGTAGAATTCTTATTTGCTCCACCAGCCATAGCCTTAGCATTAAGTAGTTATTTACATTTTCTCCATTCGGCCATTCCTGTTTTGCCGTCGGCTATAGTTTGCTTTGTGATTTTTATTGGTATTAACCTGTTGGGAATCAAAGAGTCAGCTATATTTTCTTTGGTAGTGACTTTGCTGGCTGTGGCCGAGCTACTTCTTTATATGGGGCTGGTAGGTCCTGCTTTTGAATCGGAAACTTTTCTTTCAGATCCTATGCCCTTTGGTGTGTCTGGTATCTTTGCGGCACTTCCTTTTGCCATCTGGTTTTACCTGGCTATTGAGGGCGTGGCCATGGTGGCTGAAGAGGTAGAAGAGCCCAAAAAGAATATTCCGAAAGGATACATCTACAGCCTCATCACCTTAGTGCTCCTGGCTTTGGGAGTAATGATATTAACAGGAGGTGTGAGTCATTGGCAAAATCTGAGCAGTATTGATTACCCTCTACCTGAGGCTTTAGGCATAGTGCTGGGTAAGGATAACTCATGGACTAAACTATTTGCTAGCATAGGCCTTTTTGGACTTATAGCTTCCTTTCACGGTATAGTCATTGGGTATTCCCGTCAGCTTTTTGCATTGTCTAGAGCGGGATATTTGCCTGGGTTTTTGGCTCAGGTCAACAAGAAATTCAGAACCCCTCACTGGGCATTGATCGGTGGGGGAGTGGTAGGCTGTGTGGCCTTGTTAACCGGCACTACAGATCAAGTAATTATAATGAGTGTTTTAGGTGCGGTATTAATGTATATTATTTCTATGATTAGCCTATTTGCACTCAGAAGGAAGGAGCCAAATTTGGAAAGACCTTTTAAGGCCCCTTTTTATCCCTGGTTTCCTGCCATTGCGCTAATATTATGTGTAGTGAGTCTCATAGCCATTATCTGGTATAATCTTCTTATCAGTGTTATCTTCTTTGCTGCTTTATTCGTTACTATGGGTGTATACTTAGTTTTGGGCAAGCATAAAAACAAAATCAAAGCTGATTTGCTATTAGAAAAGGAGGTCTGA
- a CDS encoding bifunctional 5,10-methylenetetrahydrofolate dehydrogenase/5,10-methenyltetrahydrofolate cyclohydrolase, protein MSQKSIILDGKKVADDIKDEIAQEVEILVSGGGKRPHLAAILVGDDGASQTYVNNKIRACKRVGFEYTLLNFPETISENKLMSEIERINADDDVDGLIVQLPLPEHISSSKVTERIMPEKDVDGFTNLNYGKITSKNPGLMPATPYGIVELLKRYDIDILGKHCVMVGNSRTVGAPMSIIMSYHENATVTVCHIHTKNLEEHTKKADILIVATGKPGLIKGDMVKEGVIVVDVGITRITTDENDRGYYLKGDVEFEEVEPKASYITPVPGGVGPMTIASLLLNTLKASKNRAQLKQA, encoded by the coding sequence ATGTCTCAGAAATCCATCATACTGGACGGTAAGAAAGTTGCCGATGATATTAAAGATGAAATAGCTCAAGAAGTAGAGATCCTGGTGTCAGGTGGAGGCAAAAGACCGCACCTTGCAGCTATTCTGGTGGGTGATGATGGTGCCAGCCAGACTTATGTGAATAATAAAATCAGAGCCTGCAAGAGAGTTGGCTTTGAATATACATTGCTAAACTTTCCTGAGACTATTTCTGAAAATAAGCTGATGTCAGAAATCGAGCGTATCAACGCAGATGATGATGTTGATGGCTTAATAGTGCAGCTTCCTTTGCCAGAGCATATTTCTTCATCTAAGGTTACTGAGCGTATTATGCCAGAGAAGGATGTTGATGGTTTTACTAACCTTAATTATGGTAAAATCACTTCTAAAAATCCTGGACTAATGCCAGCTACACCTTATGGAATAGTGGAGCTTCTTAAAAGATATGATATCGACATATTAGGTAAGCACTGTGTAATGGTTGGGAATAGCCGTACTGTTGGTGCTCCCATGAGTATCATCATGTCGTATCATGAAAATGCAACGGTTACAGTATGTCATATTCATACTAAAAATCTGGAAGAGCATACCAAAAAAGCTGACATTCTTATTGTAGCTACCGGAAAGCCTGGTCTTATTAAAGGAGATATGGTAAAAGAAGGGGTAATTGTAGTGGATGTAGGCATCACCAGAATTACTACTGATGAGAATGATAGAGGTTATTATTTAAAAGGTGATGTTGAGTTTGAGGAAGTAGAGCCTAAAGCTAGTTATATAACTCCTGTTCCTGGCGGAGTTGGGCCTATGACCATTGCTTCTCTATTGCTTAATACACTTAAAGCATCTAAAAACAGAGCGCAGTTAAAGCAAGCCTAA
- the thiL gene encoding thiamine-phosphate kinase: protein MSENRTEIGKLGEFGLIDKISENFSITNQETALGIGDDAALIDSGDHYTVLSTDMLLEGVHFDLSFMPLQHLGYKAIAVNVSDIAAMNATPKQVTVSLGLSNRFSVEAVEELYRGIKAACDSYKVDLIGGDTTSSRSGLVISVTVTGIANKDAVVKRSGAQIDDVICVTGDLGGAYMGLQILEREKQVFLANPDMKPQLDKYDYIVQRQLKPEARMDIIHELKDFGVVPTSMIDVSDGLASELFHISKQSEVGMKIYEDKLPIDKQTYDTGYELNIDATTASLNGGEDYELLFTVSKADMEKLKKHADIHFIGVVQAKEAGNIMITKGEREVILQAQGWNHFE, encoded by the coding sequence ATGAGCGAAAATAGAACGGAAATAGGTAAGCTGGGAGAGTTTGGGTTAATAGATAAAATAAGTGAGAACTTTTCAATCACTAATCAGGAAACGGCTCTGGGAATAGGAGATGACGCCGCGCTTATTGATAGTGGTGATCATTACACTGTGCTGTCTACTGACATGTTATTAGAAGGAGTGCATTTTGATCTTTCTTTCATGCCATTGCAGCATTTGGGCTATAAAGCTATTGCTGTGAATGTTTCAGACATAGCAGCCATGAACGCTACTCCTAAGCAAGTTACGGTGAGCCTGGGCTTGAGTAACAGATTTTCGGTAGAAGCAGTTGAAGAGCTTTATAGAGGTATAAAAGCAGCATGTGATAGCTATAAGGTAGACCTCATTGGCGGAGATACTACTTCTTCAAGAAGTGGTTTGGTGATTTCTGTTACCGTAACCGGTATAGCCAACAAAGACGCAGTGGTTAAAAGAAGCGGAGCACAAATAGACGACGTGATTTGTGTAACAGGTGATTTAGGTGGTGCCTATATGGGACTTCAGATATTAGAAAGAGAGAAGCAGGTTTTCCTGGCTAATCCTGATATGAAGCCTCAGCTGGATAAGTATGATTACATCGTACAAAGGCAGCTTAAGCCTGAAGCCAGAATGGACATTATCCATGAACTAAAAGACTTTGGTGTAGTGCCTACTTCTATGATAGACGTTTCTGATGGTTTAGCGTCTGAGCTTTTCCACATCAGCAAGCAGTCTGAGGTAGGAATGAAGATTTATGAAGATAAATTACCGATCGATAAGCAGACTTATGACACTGGTTATGAGTTAAATATAGATGCTACTACTGCATCACTAAACGGTGGTGAAGATTATGAGCTGCTGTTTACAGTTTCTAAAGCAGACATGGAAAAGCTAAAGAAACATGCTGATATTCACTTTATAGGAGTGGTGCAAGCTAAAGAAGCTGGAAATATTATGATTACTAAAGGGGAGAGAGAAGTGATACTTCAGGCGCAGGGCTGGAACCACTTTGAATAG
- a CDS encoding DUF4924 family protein, with protein MNIAESKKQNNISEYIIHMYQTEDLIRVYEFDIELVKQYVIKHFPVSDEEKAEMTQWYVQLMEQMNEEGIKERGHLSSVQTYVAQLSELMTLLQSEDDEFTKIYKNAEPYIKEYIELAEGAITDEVQLCLNGIYGLLLARMNGKQVPEEVMPGINAFGDILSYLSYKYKQKNFLNKN; from the coding sequence ATGAATATTGCCGAAAGCAAAAAGCAGAACAACATTTCAGAATATATTATTCACATGTATCAAACAGAAGACTTGATAAGAGTCTATGAGTTTGATATTGAGCTAGTTAAACAGTATGTTATCAAACATTTCCCTGTGAGTGACGAGGAGAAAGCTGAAATGACACAATGGTATGTTCAGCTCATGGAGCAGATGAATGAGGAAGGTATTAAAGAAAGAGGCCATTTATCATCCGTGCAGACTTATGTGGCTCAACTTTCAGAGTTAATGACTCTACTTCAAAGTGAGGACGATGAGTTTACAAAGATTTATAAAAATGCTGAGCCATATATCAAAGAGTATATTGAATTGGCAGAGGGCGCCATTACGGATGAGGTTCAACTTTGTCTTAATGGAATTTATGGTCTGCTTCTGGCTAGAATGAACGGAAAGCAAGTGCCAGAGGAAGTAATGCCGGGAATTAATGCTTTTGGAGATATTCTTTCCTACCTAAGCTACAAATACAAGCAGAAAAACTTCTTGAATAAGAACTAG